A portion of the Perognathus longimembris pacificus isolate PPM17 chromosome 20, ASM2315922v1, whole genome shotgun sequence genome contains these proteins:
- the Fpr1 gene encoding fMet-Leu-Phe receptor, with protein MEANFSLPTNTTTPVTQTVSAGYIALDVFSYLVLVVTFVLGVLGNGLVVWVAGFRMTRSVTTICYLNLAVADLSFTSTLPFLMASKAMGRWPFGWFLCKFIFTVVDINLFGSVFLIALIALDRCVCVLHPVWAQNHRTVSLARKVIVGPWVCALLLTLPVIIRVTTVTNVLGQTDCTFDFSPWTQDPLEKARVAIAMLTVRGIIRFIIGFSAPMSVVAICYGLIAAKMHKQGLIKSSRPLRVLSFVVAAFFLCWCPFQLVALIATVRIRELLSGLGSGLVIAVNVTSTLAFFNSCLNPMLYVFMGRDFRERLIHSLPATLERALSEDTTQTSDTGTNSVSPPEGAEEKAV; from the coding sequence ATGGAGGCCAACTTCTCCCTGCCCACCAATACGACCACCCCAGTGACGCAGACTGTCTCTGCCGGGTACATCGCCCTGGATGTCTTCTCTTATTTGGTGCTGGTGGTCACCTTTGTCCTGGGCGTGCTGGGTAACGGGCTGGTGGTGTGGGTGGCCGGCTTCCGCATGACCCGCTCAGTCACCACCATCTGTTACCTGAACCTGGCCGTGGCTGACCTCTCTTTTACCTCCACCTTGCCGTTCCTCATGGCGTCCAAGGCCATGGGACGCTGGCCTTTCGGCTGGTTCCTGTGCAAGTTCATTTTCACTGTGGTGGACATCAACCTGTTCGGGAGCGTCTTCCTCATCGCGCTCATCGCCCTGGACCGCTGCGTGTGCGTCCTGCACCCGGTGTGGGCCCAGAACCACCGCACGGTCAGCCTGGCCCGCAAGGTGATTGTGGGGCCCTGGGTCTGTGCTCTTCTCCTCACCCTGCCAGTGATCATCCGTGTGACCACGGTGACCAACGTCCTGGGGCAAACTGACTGTACCTTTGACTTCTCACCTTGGACCCAAGACCCCTTGGAGAAGGCCAGGGTGGCCATCGCCATGCTGACCGTCAGAGGCATCATCCGCTTCATCATCGGCTTCAGCGCGCCCATGTCTGTCGTGGCCATCTGCTATGGGCTCATTGCCGCCAAGATGCACAAGCAGGGCCTGATCAAGTCCAGCCGGCCCCTGCGGGTCCTCTCATTTGTGGTGGCTGCCTTCTTCCTTTGCTGGTGCCCCTTCCAGCTTGTGGCCCTCATCGCCACCGTCAGGATCCGTGAGCTCTTGAGTGGCCTGGGGAGCGGCCTTGTGATTGCTGTGAATGTGACCAGCACCCTGGCCTTCTTCAACAGCTGCCTCAACCCCATGCTTTACGTGTTCATGGGGCGGGACTTCCGCGAGAGGCTGATCCACTCGCTGCCCGCCACACTGGAGAGGGCCCTGAGTGAGGACACGACCCAGACCAGCGACACGGGGACCAACTCTGTGTCGCCTCCTGAAGGGGCTGAGGAAAAGGCAGTGTGA